In Lepus europaeus isolate LE1 chromosome 9, mLepTim1.pri, whole genome shotgun sequence, the following are encoded in one genomic region:
- the SERPINB12 gene encoding serpin B12 produces MDSLVAANTKFCFDIFQEISKNDGHKNIFFCPLSLSAALGMVRLGARNDSARQIDEVLHFNEISQDEGKDVNPCLKSKKEVPADSSPEGQKGTAGSVGTETESSKEENELLGCYFGKLLSKIDRIKPDYTMSMANRLYGEQEFPIRPEYVDGVIEFYHTTIESADFRKDPENSRQMVNFWVESQCQGKIKELFSKGTINDATVLVLVNAVYFKAKWERCFDYKDTVDAPFFINENEKKNVKMMKQKGLFRLGSIEKLKVQILEIRYTKGELSMFVLLPSSSEDNLKGLQELERKITYETIAAWCSSENMSEEKVDVSFPQFTLEDTYDLNCILQDLGITDIFDESKADLTGISLSPNLYLSKVVHKAFVEVDENGTEAAAASGSVGMEMSVPSWVEFNANHPFLFFIRHNKTQSILFYGRVCSP; encoded by the exons ATGGACTCTCTTGTTGCAGCAAATACCAAATTTTGCTTTGACATTTTCCAAGAGATAAGCAAAAATGATGgtcataaaaatatctttttctgtcctcTGAGCCTCTCGGCTGCCCTTGGTATGGTCCGCCTCGGGGCTAGAAATGACAGTGCACGTCAGATTGATGAG GTGCTACACTTCAATGAAATTTCCCAGGATGAGGGCAAAGATGTCAATCCCTGTctgaaaagtaaaaaagaagTGCCGGCTGACAGCTCTCCAGAGGGGCAGAAAGGGACGGCAGGATCAGTGGGTACAGAG ACTGAGTCTTCCAAGGAAGAGAATGAACTACTTGGCTGCTATTTCGGGAAGCTTCTCTCCAAAATAGACAGGATCAAACCTGATTACACCATGAGTATGGCCAACCGGCTTTATGGAGAGCAGGAATTCCCAATCCGCCCA GAATATGTAGATGGTGTGATTGAATTTTACCACACAACGATTGAAAGTGCTGATTTTCGGAAAGACCCTGAGAACTCCAGACAAATGGTTAACTTCTGGGTTGAATCTCAATGCCAAG GTAAAATCAAGGAGCTCTTCAGCAAGGGCACGATTAATGACGCgacggtgctggtgctggtgaatGCTGTTTACTTCAAGGCCAAATGGGAAAGATGCTTTGATTATAAAGACACAGTCGATGCACCTTTCTTTATAAATGAG AATGAAAAGAAGAATGTGAAGATGATGAAACAGAAGGGTTTATTTAGACTTGGCTCCATAGAGAAGCTGAAAGTGCAGATTCTGGAGATAAGGTACACCAAAGGGGAGCTCAGCATGTTTGTCCTGCTGCCTTCTTCCTCTGAAGACAACCTGAAGGGCCTGCAAGAG CTTGAAAGGAAGATCACCTACGAAACCATAGCAGCCTGGTGCAGCTCAGAAAACATGTCAGAAGAGAAAGTAGATGTCTCCTTCCCCCAGTTCACCCTGGAAGACACCTATGATCTCAATTGCATTCTCCAAGACCTGGGCATTACGGACATCTTTGATGAAAGCAAGGCTGATCTTACTGGAATCTCTCTAAGTCCCAATTTGTATTTATCCAAGGTGGTCCACAAAGCCTTTGTGGAGGTGGATGAAAATGGCACAGAGGCAGCCGCAGCCAGTGGTTCTGTGGGCATGGAAATGTCAGTGCCATCTTGGGTGGAATTTAATGCCAACCACCCTTTCCTCTTTTTCATCAGACACAACAAAACCCAAAGCATTCTCTTCTATGGCCGGGTCTGCTCTCCTTGA